One window of Bdellovibrionales bacterium genomic DNA carries:
- the ubiE gene encoding bifunctional demethylmenaquinone methyltransferase/2-methoxy-6-polyprenyl-1,4-benzoquinol methylase UbiE → MQQKHSPNPEVIRSMFSKVAANYDKGNNVLSMGIHHLWRKKLVKLSGASAGQAVLDCATGTGDLAIEFKKAVGASGSVVGTDFCAEMLIPAPAKAAARGLDIRFEQADVTQLQYADNSFDISSISFGIRNVGDPVKGLKEMARVVKPGGRVMVLEFGQVQMPVFGPLYNFYSEKILPKIGGLVTGQGEAYEYLQKSSAAFPCREEFLNLMKQTGDFSEMSFTGLTGGIAYIYQGTVK, encoded by the coding sequence GTGCAACAAAAACACTCTCCAAACCCAGAAGTCATCCGCAGCATGTTCAGCAAAGTTGCGGCGAACTACGATAAAGGCAATAACGTCTTGTCGATGGGCATCCACCACTTGTGGCGCAAAAAGCTCGTGAAGTTGAGCGGTGCGAGTGCAGGTCAGGCGGTTTTGGATTGTGCTACGGGCACTGGGGATCTGGCGATTGAGTTCAAAAAGGCCGTAGGAGCTTCAGGCTCGGTTGTAGGCACTGATTTCTGTGCGGAGATGTTGATCCCGGCGCCTGCAAAAGCAGCGGCTCGTGGCTTAGATATTCGCTTTGAACAAGCCGATGTCACGCAACTTCAATACGCGGATAACAGCTTTGATATTTCCAGCATTTCATTCGGCATCCGCAATGTCGGTGATCCAGTGAAAGGTTTGAAAGAAATGGCTCGCGTGGTGAAACCCGGCGGCCGTGTGATGGTTCTTGAGTTCGGTCAGGTGCAAATGCCTGTATTCGGGCCTCTGTACAATTTCTATTCTGAAAAAATCCTTCCAAAAATTGGCGGCCTGGTCACAGGTCAGGGCGAAGCCTATGAGTACCTCCAAAAATCTTCAGCGGCTTTTCCGTGTCGCGAAGAGTTTCTCAATTTGATGAAGCAGACCGGTGACTTTAGTGAAATGTCTTTTACAGGACTCACCGGGGGCATCGCTTACATCTATCAAGGAACAGTGAAATAA
- the aroF gene encoding 3-deoxy-7-phosphoheptulonate synthase: MEIESMQTTPSTQIVKIKTAYGTIEVGGPQFSVLAGPCSIESHAQFLETAKAVKAQGACMLRGGIWKMRTSAKTFQGLGESSFDFIKSVCRETQMGLVSEVTDPRQIEEVADVVDMFQVGSRNMHNYSLLKELGRTNKPILLKRGFASLVDEWIKAAEYITAGGNPNVILCERGIRTFETATRNTLDLNAVVYVKKNTHFPVIVDPSHAVGIRALVPDLAIAAAASGADGIIVEVHPRPAEALSDGPQALTFDDFTTMMSKIERVLGALDRPLQKASFV; this comes from the coding sequence ATGGAAATTGAAAGTATGCAAACAACTCCCTCAACCCAAATCGTCAAGATCAAGACGGCTTATGGGACTATTGAAGTGGGGGGGCCGCAATTCTCTGTGTTGGCTGGCCCATGCTCTATCGAAAGCCACGCACAGTTTTTAGAAACGGCGAAAGCTGTCAAAGCTCAAGGAGCGTGCATGCTCCGTGGCGGCATCTGGAAAATGCGCACCTCTGCGAAAACCTTCCAGGGCTTGGGCGAATCCTCGTTTGATTTTATCAAGTCTGTTTGCCGTGAAACGCAAATGGGCCTCGTGTCTGAAGTGACTGATCCTCGTCAAATCGAAGAGGTTGCTGACGTTGTCGACATGTTCCAAGTCGGTTCTCGCAATATGCACAACTACTCTTTGTTGAAAGAGCTCGGCCGCACCAATAAGCCGATTCTTTTGAAGCGCGGTTTTGCCTCTTTGGTCGACGAGTGGATTAAAGCAGCTGAGTACATCACCGCTGGTGGTAATCCGAACGTGATCTTGTGTGAACGCGGTATCCGTACTTTTGAGACGGCGACTCGCAACACTTTGGATTTGAATGCTGTTGTCTACGTGAAAAAGAACACGCACTTTCCAGTGATCGTGGATCCTTCTCATGCAGTAGGAATTCGTGCCTTGGTTCCGGACCTCGCGATTGCAGCGGCGGCTTCGGGTGCCGATGGTATCATCGTCGAAGTTCATCCTCGTCCGGCAGAGGCTCTGTCTGACGGACCTCAAGCTCTGACTTTCGATGATTTCACGACGATGATGAGTAAGATCGAAAGAGTGCTTGGCGCTCTTGATCGTCCCCTTCAAAAAGCTTCTTTCGTTTAA